One genomic region from Ammospiza caudacuta isolate bAmmCau1 unplaced genomic scaffold, bAmmCau1.pri scaffold_39, whole genome shotgun sequence encodes:
- the LOC131571859 gene encoding olfactory receptor 14J1-like, which yields KPLHYGTLLGSRACAHMAAAAWASAFLNALLHTANTFSLPLCHGNALSQFFCEIPQILKLSCSHSSLREVGLLVVTFCLGFGCFVFIVFSYVQIFRAVLRIPSEQGRHKAFSTCLPHLAVVSLFLSTDTFAHLKPSSISSPSLDVAVSVLYLVVSPALNPLIYSLRNQQLKESLRKAHSPSLKGLQPRRGVLELLGRHTDSIRGASSPFQYGE from the exons gcagcagagcttgtgcccacatggcagcagctgcctgggccagtgcctttctcaatgctctgctgcacacagccaatacattttccctgcccctgtgccacgGCAATGCCCTgagccagttcttctgtgaaatcccccaGATCCTAAAGCTCTCATGCTCACACTCCAGCTTAAGGGAAGTTGGGCTTCTTGTGGTCACTTTCTGTTTagggtttggttgttttgtgttcattgttttctcctatgtgcagatcttcagggctgtgctgaggatcccctccgagcagggacggcacaaagccttttccacctgcctccctcacctggctgtggtctccctgttcctcagcactgaCACATTTGCTCACCTGAAgccctcctccatctcctccccatccctggatgtagCAGTGTCCGTTCTGTACTTGGTGGTGTCTCCAGCCCtaaaccccctcatctacagcctgaggaaccagcaGCTCAAGGAATCTCTCAGGAAAGCT CATTCTCCCTCTCTCAAGGGGCTGCAA CCAAGGAGGGGAGTGCTAGAGCTGCTTGGTAGGCACACAGACTCCATCAGAG